TTATTTAAATAATTTGACAAATCTAAAAGTGAAGTTTTAAAACTTTCTTCACTATCTCTCATTTCCCAAATTTTATCAAATTCTCTTTTTTCGACAATATTTAATTTCTCTCTCACAAACTCATATTTATTAAAAATTTTATACATTGTTTTTTTTAGATTTTCAAAACATTTCTCCCAAGTATCTCCCTTTAAATCCTTCAGTGAAATGAAAATTACAGGATATTTCCCCTGTTCGCTCATATATTCACTATTATATATTTTCAAATTTTCAAAAAGTTTTTTATTTTCCTCTTTATTTTTTACATCAAAAAAGCATTTCAACATCGACATATTCAATGTTTTTCCAAATCTTCGTGGTCTTGTAAAAAGGGTTACAGGAGCTCTGTTTATTAATAATTTCTCTATTAGCAATGTTTTATCTACATAATAATAATCTTCCCTTACTATTCTTTCAAAGTCTTCAATTCCCACAGGAACAGCTTTTTTTCTCATAAAATCACTCCCTCTTTTATTTTCTTATAAATTTTAATATATGTTAATTATACCACAACTTGATATTTAAAATAAAGTCATTTAGATACTCTGTGGCACTTTATTTCTGAATTTTAATATTTGAAACATTTTAAGAACTAGTTTTGAATTCTTAAATTTATATAAAAATTTTACACACTCCATTGCTCAAATATAATTTAAATTTTCTTTATCTGTATTTTTATTTATGGTTCTTTTTACTTATTTTTGTACTTTATATCTTTAATAAATTTAATTGTCTTTTTCTCTATAAAATTTTTCATAGCATTTACTCTTTTTTAGAATTTAAAATTTCATTCAATACACAAATCGCACTTTCGTTATTCTTATCTAACTCTAAAATTTCTTTTGCTACTTTCTCTGCCTCTTCATCATCCATTAAATGTTCTGGAAGTCCATAAAAACTTAGTAAAGTTACTAAATTTTCAAGATCTTTTTCAATTTTTACTGCTTCTCTAGCATGAAAAATGCCAACAGCATAAGCTCCTTCAACACAGCAAAATGTAAATGATAGCAAACTTGCTGACAAATTTAACCAAATTACATTTTCTGTTTTTTTATACATATATTGTGAAAATCCATAAAAAGTGAAACTTTCTGTAACATCAGCCATATTCCATATTATTTCATATATTTCTTGTTTATTAATATTCACTATTTTTTTATTTGCTTCTTCATAATTTGCATTTAATATATCCACTCCAACTTCTTTCAATACATTTAACATATTTTCATCATATTTTTTCAACATATCTTTAGTAAATATACTTTTCATATTTTCTGTAAACATTTTTCTCATTTTTTTGTTATAAGTTTCTTTTATATTTTTCATTTTTTTATCCTTTTATTTTATAATGCATAGGTAAAAACACTGAATTACTCGACAATAAAATTCTATCAACATTTTTAATTTTTAATTTTAAGTCATCTTTGTCAAAAAAATAGTTATTTTTTTTTATATAAATTTCTTTATTCGCATTAAAAATTTTTATTTGGTCATTATTTAAATAATTGATTTTATAATTATACCTTTTTATTTTAACGAATAACATAATAATTAAACATATTGATATTTTTATTTTATAGAAAAAATAAAATAATAATATTAAAAATATTATTACTATTTTATTTTCGATAAAACTTTTATATTCTAAAATTTTTTCATTTTTACTTTCAAAGAAAAATAATCTTTGTTTTAATTCTTTAAATATTTCTTCATAATTAATAACATTACTTATTATTATACTATTTTTATCGCTTTTAAATAACTCTTCTTGTCTATTAAATAAACTTGTATTATTGGTTGGAAAATTTATTATTATATCTGCTGAATTCAATAAGTTTTTTCTCAGAAAAATCATTTCTATTTTATTATATCTTATTTTTTTACTTTCTGTTCCAAAAAAAATTTCTAAATAATTTTCTGAAAATATTATTTTCTTTTCTTTTAATCCTATTAATAAGTTAAGAAAAATTTGTAATATAACTATAAATATATAAAATATCATAACAAAAACAGCATTAATTAATAAAATATAATAATGTTTTATATCACTTTTTATAAAAAAAATAAATATAGGACTCATAAAGTATACACAAATATATGCAATTAGCAGCATTCTAAATTCACTATAATGATAGTCTATTTTTTTACTTTTGATCTCAAATTCCACATTTGACCTCCCCATTAAATTCATTTGTTTTCACATCTTACTTTAAATCTCTATTTAAAAATAACTTTTACTTTATTTTCATCGGAATTCCTGAAACTACAAAATACGCTTCATCAGCTTTTTCTGCAACAAACTGATTCATTTTTCCAGCAATTTCGCGAAAATATCTGCCAAGCGGATAAGCGGGAACAAGGCCCATTCCCACTTCATTTGACACAATTACAACATTTTCAAAATTTTTAAAAATTTCAAACAAATTTTGAACTTCCTTTTCCACATTTTTATCACATTTTTCCAATTGATTTTTTTCAGGTTTTTCCCAATCTATTTCTTCATTTTCAAAAATAATATTGCTTATCATATTCGTCAAACAATCTACAAGCATATTATTTTTTTTATTTTTTTTATTTTCATTCATTACTTCTTCCAAACTTTGTGAAAAATTTTTATAACTTTCAACCGTAATCCAATTATTTTTTCTTCTCGTTTTATGCAATTCAACTTTTTTTTGCATTTCTTCATCAAAGACAACCGAAGTTGCAAGATACACATTTTTTTGCTTTCCATCATTCAAAGATAAAAGTAAATCTTCCGCAAATTTACTTTTCCCACTTTTTGCTCCACCTGTCACATAAATTATTGCCATCTTTCCTCTTTCTAATTTCTTAAAATTTTTATTTAATATTCATACTTTTTGCTATATCCTCTTGGAGTTATAATCTTCCCATTTTTCACATAAGTATTTGAATTTCCAATTATCATAATTGTGAGCATGTCTATTTCATGTTTTGTCATCTCTTCTAAAGTCGTCACAACATATTTTTCATTTTCTCTTCCTGCATTTCTAACTATCGCAACTGGAGTCATTTTTGGCTTATACTTTAGCATAATCTTTTGTGCTTCTTCAATTTGCGTAACTCTCCCTCGACTTTTCGGATTGTAGATACTTACAACAAAATCCCCTTGTGCTGCAAGTTCCAATCTTTTTTTTATAAGTTCCCAGTCGGTCAGTAAATTACTTAGGCTAATTGTCACATAATCGTGCATAACAGGAGCTCCCGTTATTGCAGCAGCTGCATTTGTAGCTGTAACTCCTGGTATTACTTCGACTTCTATTTTGTCATCCGCAATTTCTAACATAATCCCAGCCATTCCATAAACTCCAGCATCTCCACTACTGATAAGAGCCACATTTTTCCCATCTTTTGCCATCTTCAAAACATCAGTACATCTATCAACTTCTTTCATCATCGAAGAACTTACAATTTCTTTATTGGGATAATACTCTTTTACCAAATCTGTATAAGTTTTATACCCAACAATAACATCACTTTTTTCCATCGCTTCATATGCTCTAAATGTCATATCTCCTTTTTTCCCAGGTCCAATTCCTACTACATAAATTTTTCCATTTTTATTCATTTTTTCCTCCTAAATTACTATATTTTAATAAATTTTTATTTTATTATTTTTAATCTCTTCCACCATATTTTGCTTCAACATTTTTATAATCTTCTCCCAATATTTTATTTACAAATTTAAAAAAATCTAAATTTTCATTTTGACCTACAAAAACTGTTAATATTTTATCTTCATTTTCATCATCATACACATAAAATTTATTGTCTTTACTGTCAGTTCCTTTTCTTAAAAATACTCCTTCTGAAATTTCTTCATCTTCTTCTCTTTTTCCAAAAATAAGAATTCTAACAATTTTTTCTTTTTCTTTCAAATCTTTTAATTTTATTTTTTTCTCAAAATCTTTATTTTTTCCTAAAAAAACAAGTTTACAATTTAATCCATCACATCCAAATGTCCAATCGAAAATCTTTTTCTCCTTGTCTATTCTCGTTTCGATATAGTCAAATTTTTTTTGATTAACAATTTGCTTTATTTGTTCATCATCTGAGAGTGATTCAAAATTTTTTCTCTTTTCTTCTAAATAACTATCGTTTTCAATAGTTTCACCGTTTTTCGTATTTTCCATAATTCTTTTAAACATTTCAGTTTCGTCCAGTCTTTTTATCAATTTTTCAAAGTTTTTTCCTTCTTTTGCTGCCTCTCCAGAAAATTCTTTCAAAGCCAGTGTCACTTTGATTAACAAAGCAGTAATTATTTCTTTATTTTGATTATACTCAGCCACTTCCTTAGAAATCTGTTTATTCGCAATTTTATTTATAAAATCATTGACCATTCCTTCAGTATCACTTGTAAACGCTTTTAGGATACCACCAACCATAAAAAAAGTTAATTGATCAGAATAGGCTTCTTCATCAGAAATTCTGTATTTTTCTAGCAAATTTTTATTATCAAGTATTTTATCAATTTCATCCATTTTTTGCGTTATTTCATCTATTTTCTGTTTCATTAACTTAGAATTTCCATCTTCTTTTATATTTTCCGTTTCTTTTGATATATATTCAAAAAAATCTATTCCCTTCAAATAATACTGATTATCGCTAATCTTTTTAACTTTTTCAAAATACTCATTTTTTATATTTTTGTTTTCAGAACAATTCCAGAAGTCCCTTCCCAAAACGAAATTTTTTCTATCTTCAGGAATATCCATTTTCAAATATTCTGAAATATATTTTTTCTTCTGAGGATCATTTGGTATCCCAGTCACAAAATATGATTCTATCAATCTTTCCAAGGCAACATAATTTCTTTTATCTTTCAGATAAAGTTTTTCCCATTCATCCTTGCTTTCAGTTGCCTTTTTCCCATCTCCATCTTCTTCTACAAATCCTTCTCCAAATTTCTTATCCAATTTTACAGTTTCATCAATTATTTCTTGTTTTACACCTGTTTTTGATAAATCTTGCTGGATTTTTTCCTTCATTGTTAAGGCGGCTAAATTTAAGTTTATTATAAAAAATAGTGCTAATGTAAAAAGTATTTTTTTCATATTTTCTCCTTGATTTTCTTGTTTTTAGATATTAAATATTTAAATTAAATTGGAAAGTCTTATGAAATTTATTTTTTCTCAAAATCAATTTCAATTCTTTGATCCTACATTTCTTCTTCAAAAATTGAAATTGTAATTCCTTCTAACTTAACTTTCTTTACTAAAAAACTACCTTTTCTGCTCGAAGCTAAATATGCACAAGGCTCGGAAACGCCGTACACTCCAATTTGATTTTTTACAAATTCTGAACGCTCTTCGACTAAATCTTCTACTTCCAAAATTTTTTCTTTTTCAAAAAATTCTATTGGAATATTTAATTCGGTCATTGCTTCTAAAAGTCCAATTTCATCAGATTTTACCCAAGCGGATGCGGCTTTTTTTATCGAATCCATTTCTAAATTTTGAGTTTCCATTACATAATTTATTTTTTCGATAATTTTTTCTTTTGGCGTATTTCTTTTACAGCCGATTCCGAGAATGATATTTTTAGGAATAATTTTAGAAATTTCGATATTTTTTCTGTTTGAGACAATTATTGCTCCAGCACAATTTTTGTCGTTTTCTACGATATTTTTTGGCAAATGAATGCTCACATTTTCTCCATTTACGATAAGCGAAGTCACTCTCTTGGCATCGTCCAAACTTTCCAATTTTGCTTTAATTTTTTGTGACAATGTGTCAACCGCAATTTTCCCACCGACGTCAGAAGCTGTTGTAATTACTGGGATTGCTCCGATTCCATTTGCAATTTTTTTACATTCTTCATTTGCACCGCCAAGATGTCCTGAAAGCAATGAAATCACAAAATTAGCGTGGTCATCAACTGTAATAACAGCTGGATCTGTGTCCTTGCTTTTAAATTTCCCTTCAATAATTCTCACAACTGCTCCAGTCGCCGCAACGAAAATATGCAAATCATATTTATCAAATGTCTTTTCTAATAAAATTGGCACTCGCTCATTTATCACAAATAAATTTTCCACATTTTCACTTTCAAGATTGAGCATATTTGCCACTCTTTGTGACACATAAATATGCAAATTTTTATAAACATTGTTTCTTATTTTTAAACATGTTTCGTATCCGTTTTTGCTTACGCAATATACTGCTGTTTTCATTTTTTCTCCTTTTTTGTTAAATTTATTCGAAAATTTTAAAATAATATTTCAAAATAACTCTTATATTTTTAATAATTAGATTATTTTTCTAGTTCTTTTATTATTTTATAAAGTTTAGTTTTTTCTAGTTCATTTACAAATTGTTTTCCTTCTTCTTCATCAATTGAAGTTACCATTGTTATTATCAACAAATATGTCCTTTCTGGTACAATATTATATCTTATTGCATCTTCTGTCATTTTTTCATTATTTGCAATATTTTTTAAATAATAATTTTTTATTTCTTCTCTAGTTTTCAAATCAAGTCCTTTTGATCCTTTTGAATTTTCTTCCATTAATTCATTAATTTTTGAAGCATGAAGCAAAAAATTAAAATTATAAACAAGTTCATCTACAACACCAAATTCTCTTTTATTTTGTTCAGATTGAAAAAAATCTTCTACAATTTTAAGATTTTCAACTTGCTTCTTAGAATTTTTTTCAATTTCTTCCAAATCCTTTTCATTTGTTGCCAAATCCTCAACAGTATCACTAAATTTTTTACTTTTACTCAATAAATCAATATCTGTGAGAACGATCTCTATCAATTTATAAACAGCCGGTCTGTCCTTATATTTTTCCTTAATTTTATCAAAATATTCTTGTGCTTTTTTCTTTTCCCCAATTTGATAATAATAAAATCCACTCATGCTCCAAGATTCAAAATCGGTAATATCTTTTTCTTTCAAATTTTCTTCAAGCAACTTTTTAGCTTTTAAAATACTTTGCGTATCACCTTTTATTGAATATATTGAAATCAAATATTGTTTAATTTGAATATTATTTTTATCCTTTTTTAATAACTTTTCTGCTTTATTAATCAAACTACTGATTTCATTTTTTTGTGGAATAATCGACATTCTACCTTTTGAATACAACAAGAAGTCTGATGTTTCATCAATTATACTTTGTTTTATTCCCCTTTTTGAAAGCGTTTCCTGAACAGATTCCCTAAGCGTGTATGCATTTGCTCCTAAACTTGTTGCTAAAAAAATTGTAATTGCAAAAATTAATTTTTTCATAAAATTTTCTCCTTTTTTCTATTTTTTAAATCTATAATTTTAACCTTTTATACAGTAATTTCTTTTCTTTTTTTGGTATTTTACTTTTTTCTATAATTCCTTTAGATTTTAAAATTTCCAAAATTTTCTTTTTATCATCCGATTCAAAATGAATAAAATCTTCAATTAATCCTTCATATTCTGGTACTTTTCTAAATACATATTTTTTTAATACTAATTTAGAAAGTTTACTTTTTAAAAGTTTTATCCAATTTTCTATCAAATCTGATTTTTTAATTTCTTGTATTTCATTTTCAACTATTAGTTCGTTCGTATAAGTTTTTCCCAAAATACTATCTATAAAATATTTAGATACTTTTTTTACACGAAGATAAACTATTCTCTGCTTTATAATAAAATATATAATAAATATTAAATTTAATCCTAAAAGTTGATAAAAACTCTCATAACTAAAATTCTGATATTTTAAATGATAAATTAAATAAATGATTGGTTCAAAAAATAAATAACAATTTGTCATTCCTGATGAAAAACCTCCTTCTATCTCTTTATAATTTATAAGTGCATCCCAATCTAAAATAAGGAAGATTATTCCTATAACTAATGAAATTATCCAATAATTAATTTGTAAACTTCCCATTAACATAAGCATAATTCCTGTAAATTGTAGACATAAAGGAATTAAAGTTATATAAAAAACATAGCCTGAAATTGCTTCATTACTTATTTTTTTCATTTTATATTTAAACATCATATTTTCTATATTTAAGAAAAATTGTTTTGAAAAAATCCAATTTTTCAAAATATTTTCATTACTATTTATACATAAACCCAAAATTTTGTTATATTTTAGAAAAAAATATTTTTTAATAAATTTTTTTATCCCTTTTTCTGAATTGGCTTCGTATTCTTTTAATATTTCCTTCGATTCACTTTTACCATTATTCATAAGGTTATATTTAAAAAAATCTTTTTCAAATTTATTTTGATTTAAAATTTTATCTATTTTATTCGCAAATCTCAAATTATCAGTTTCAACACACTTATCACCTTCAAAAATCAAACTGTAAATTTTATTTATATCTTGTGTCGTACATTCTTTTTTCAATTTATCAAAAAAATTTTTTCTTTCCATAAAGGAAAATGAAATATTTGATGATTCATAATATTCTTTTAATAATTTTTCTATCTCACTATTTTTAAAATATTGAAATTTTTCTGTTTCTAAGATTGTTTCCTCAATCTCTTCATCAACATCATCTTCTTCATAATCATTTATTGATAAATAATATTCAGGATAAAATTTTTTCAACGCTTTGTAATATTTATTATATTTTTCTCGATTCCAAAAAATTATATCTTTAAAATATTTAAAAATTTTAAATAATTTTATTTTCATAAATCCCTCTTTTTAAACTTCCATCTCAAACACATTAATCACAGGCGTTTCATAAGGATGAACCTCCTTAATCAAATAATACGCTAACTCACAAAATTCTTTTTTCACTCTAAATTTCATAATTTTCTCATTAGCAACACTTGATTTTCCAACTTCTCCATCAAAAGGATTCCCTCCTTCCAAAGTTTTCCAATGTCCAATTCCATCAATTGTAGAATAGACATCTGCATAAAAGCCTTCTGTCAAAAGATTGTATTTTTGTAAGTTTTCCACAATTTTTTCCACATAATTTTCTGGAACAAAAACTTCAAAACAACTATATTTTTCTTTAAATTCTAATTTTGAGCTCAATAAATTATCGTTTTCATAATTTAAAGTTAAATAAAAAAATGGTGTATTTTTAAATAATAATTCTAAAAATATTTTGTCGCCTTCCCACAATTTTAAATCAAAAATTTCTTTTTTGGGAATCCATTTTAAGTTGCCTTCATCACATTCATGCTGATTTCCTGAAAAATCCGAACTTGTGTAAAGATACATAAATAGCGGCTCATCATCGTTGTAATTAAAAATCACAAGTCCACGAAATTCATAACTATTCAATTCGTAGCCAGTTTCCTCTTGAACTTCTCTTTTTAAGCACTCTTCAGGTGTTTCCCCAGCTTCCAATTTCCCGCCAATTCCTAGCCATTTTCCTTTATTTATATCATTTTTCTTTTTAGTTCTATGTAGCATTAGATATTTTTCATCTTTTTCTAAATAACATAATGTTGTAATCACTTTTATCTCCTTTTTTATTTTATTTATAAAATATTATACCATATAGTTATATTACTTTAAAACTGAATTTTAAAAACTACATTTATCTTCTAACAAACAAAATACGATAAATCTAATTTTATTATTAAAATAAAAAAAGAACATTTAAGTTCTTTCATATTTTACATTTTTTCCATTTATTGCAATTTAAACTTCTGTCAATTCTCTTAATTCACTCCAATCTTTAAACAAATTTTTTATCAAAATAAATTTTTTCTAATTATAAAAAATCACCATCTATCAAAAATTTTCGTAAAAAATAATCCTCATATTATACCAAACCGCACCCCCATGAATCGACTCTGATAACCCTTCATTCACAAACCCAATCTTCTCATAAAACGGAACAAGCCTATCTTTACAAGTCAATACAACACCCTT
This genomic stretch from Leptotrichia sp. oral taxon 218 harbors:
- the cobU gene encoding bifunctional adenosylcobinamide kinase/adenosylcobinamide-phosphate guanylyltransferase, producing the protein MAIIYVTGGAKSGKSKFAEDLLLSLNDGKQKNVYLATSVVFDEEMQKKVELHKTRRKNNWITVESYKNFSQSLEEVMNENKKNKKNNMLVDCLTNMISNIIFENEEIDWEKPEKNQLEKCDKNVEKEVQNLFEIFKNFENVVIVSNEVGMGLVPAYPLGRYFREIAGKMNQFVAEKADEAYFVVSGIPMKIK
- the cobJ gene encoding precorrin-3B C(17)-methyltransferase; this encodes MNKNGKIYVVGIGPGKKGDMTFRAYEAMEKSDVIVGYKTYTDLVKEYYPNKEIVSSSMMKEVDRCTDVLKMAKDGKNVALISSGDAGVYGMAGIMLEIADDKIEVEVIPGVTATNAAAAITGAPVMHDYVTISLSNLLTDWELIKKRLELAAQGDFVVSIYNPKSRGRVTQIEEAQKIMLKYKPKMTPVAIVRNAGRENEKYVVTTLEEMTKHEIDMLTIMIIGNSNTYVKNGKIITPRGYSKKYEY
- the cbiG gene encoding cobalt-precorrin 5A hydrolase translates to MKTAVYCVSKNGYETCLKIRNNVYKNLHIYVSQRVANMLNLESENVENLFVINERVPILLEKTFDKYDLHIFVAATGAVVRIIEGKFKSKDTDPAVITVDDHANFVISLLSGHLGGANEECKKIANGIGAIPVITTASDVGGKIAVDTLSQKIKAKLESLDDAKRVTSLIVNGENVSIHLPKNIVENDKNCAGAIIVSNRKNIEISKIIPKNIILGIGCKRNTPKEKIIEKINYVMETQNLEMDSIKKAASAWVKSDEIGLLEAMTELNIPIEFFEKEKILEVEDLVEERSEFVKNQIGVYGVSEPCAYLASSRKGSFLVKKVKLEGITISIFEEEM
- a CDS encoding M48 family metallopeptidase, with protein sequence MKKLIFAITIFLATSLGANAYTLRESVQETLSKRGIKQSIIDETSDFLLYSKGRMSIIPQKNEISSLINKAEKLLKKDKNNIQIKQYLISIYSIKGDTQSILKAKKLLEENLKEKDITDFESWSMSGFYYYQIGEKKKAQEYFDKIKEKYKDRPAVYKLIEIVLTDIDLLSKSKKFSDTVEDLATNEKDLEEIEKNSKKQVENLKIVEDFFQSEQNKREFGVVDELVYNFNFLLHASKINELMEENSKGSKGLDLKTREEIKNYYLKNIANNEKMTEDAIRYNIVPERTYLLIITMVTSIDEEEGKQFVNELEKTKLYKIIKELEK
- a CDS encoding NUDIX domain-containing protein, with product MITTLCYLEKDEKYLMLHRTKKKNDINKGKWLGIGGKLEAGETPEECLKREVQEETGYELNSYEFRGLVIFNYNDDEPLFMYLYTSSDFSGNQHECDEGNLKWIPKKEIFDLKLWEGDKIFLELLFKNTPFFYLTLNYENDNLLSSKLEFKEKYSCFEVFVPENYVEKIVENLQKYNLLTEGFYADVYSTIDGIGHWKTLEGGNPFDGEVGKSSVANEKIMKFRVKKEFCELAYYLIKEVHPYETPVINVFEMEV